The nucleotide window AACGGGCTCGACACCCAGGAAGATCAGCTCAAGGACGGCCTGCGCCCAGGCCAGCCCGGTTTCGGCGCGGGCAACGAGGCCGGCCGCCTGCACGTGCTGCGCGATGACGGCCAGGAAGCCGATATCGAAGTGCCCAACGCAGCCGGCAATTACGCCGATCTGTACCGCGCGCTTGCCGCGGCGATCCGCGAAGGCAAGCCCTTCCCGGTGAGTCCGCAGGACGCCATCGACGTCATGACACTGATCGAACTCGCCATGCAAAGCGCGGAGGAAGGCCGCACGCTGGCGTTCGTGCGCCAGTCCTGATCGCTTTCGGTTACGGCGTCGACCTTGCATTGCGCCGACGCCGCTGAAAGGTCCATACAAACGGTTACATCTGCTTGCCGCTGTCGGGTCATCACGCGGCAATAGCCAGACGTTTGTGGACATGCAGGACAAAAAAGCAGCAACGACAAGACAAAGGAGAGTCTGAATGACCCGCTACACCCACGCTCTGCGTTTTATCGCCGCTGGCGCGCTCGTCTCGACCCTCGCCGCGTGCGTGGTCAACCAGCCAGCGCCGCGCCCCGCTCCGCCGCCCGGCCCGAACCCCCACGAAGTCGCCGTCGATCGTCTGCATCAGGTCGATGGCCGGATCGACAACCTGGGCCACCGCATCGACATGCGCGTGAATCAGGGCTACTACCCGCCGCCGCAGGGCAACGCGCTCCATCACCGCCTCGACACGATCCGCGGCGAAGCGCACGACATGGCGGCGCAGCACGGCGGCGGCATTTCGCCCGACGAGCAGCGCGTGCTGAACCAGGAACTCGACACGGCCGCTCACGCCATCGGCGAGTAAGCGCAACGCGCATTTGCCACGCGTGCACGGACCGCACTCGCAGTCCGTGCACCTCCCGCGGCTCATATCCGAACCGCCCCCGTTTTTTCGCCTGCGCCGGACAACGCGCGCCGCCGCTGCGCGTAAGCCAATATCAGCAAGCCTCACGGCCGTTTCCCTGCGCCGCACGCAGAATTTTTCCGCATTGACATAGCCCCGAGGCGTCGCGCACAATCGCTGCGCGCGCCGGGAGAGCGCGCCGTTTGCCCTAGTTTGCTTTCGCTAGTGCAACCGGCGCCGCCGAAGGGGCAACCCACAAACTCTCAGGCAAAAGGACCGTGCGCGCCGGACCGCTGTTTCGCCGCATTCGCGCTTTTTGCGCGAGGCAACGCGAAGCAGCTGATCAGTCCGAAACTCTGGAGAGCGGCAGTAGAACGAGCGGCGGCGGAAAGTAACCGCCACGCGTTCAGGCTGCCCACCGAAGGGGCGCGCGCCACATCAAAGGCGCAATCTCTCAGGTACCGAGGACAGAGGGGCCATGCAAGAACCGACCACGGGCATCGTGCCTGCGGCGCTTCCTGCATGGCCTTTTTCGTTTTCGCGCGAATTTTCGCGACCGCCTGAGGCCCCATGACCGAACTCAAACGCACCCCGCTGAACGACACGCACCGCGCGCTGAATGCCCGCATGGTCGACTTCGGCGGTTGGGACATGCCCGTCAACTACGGCTCGCAGATCGACGAGCATCGCGCCGTCCGCACCGACGCCGGCATGTTCGACGTCTCGCACATGTGCGTAGTCGACTTTTCGGGCCCGAAAGCGCGCGAGTTCTTCGCCCGCGCGCTCGCCAACAACGTCGCCAAGCTCACTACGCCGGGTAAGGCGCTGTATTCCTGCATGCTCAACCCCGAAGGCGGCGTGATCGACGACCTGATCGTCTACTTCTTCGCCGACGACCAGTTCCGCACCGTCGTCAACGCGGGCACCGCCGAAAAAGACATCGCCTGGTTCGAGAAGCTCAACGCCGAAGGCGGCTTCGGCCTCACCATTACTCCGCGCCGCGATCTCGCGATCGTTGCCGTGCAGGGCCCGAACGCACGCGAAAAGGTCTGGCAGGTCGCGCCCTCGTCGCGCAGCGCCACTGAAGTTCTCAAACCCTTCAACGCCGCGAAGATCGAAGCCACGCCGTTCGGCGAGCTGATGATCGCGCGCACCGGTTACACCGGCGAAGACGGTTTCGAAATCGTGTTGTCCGCAGCCGCCGTGTGCGAGTTCTGGGACGCCCTCCAGCGCCAGGGCGTGAAGCCCTGCGGCCTGGGCGCGCGTGACACGCTGCGCCTCGAAGCGGGCATGAACCTCTACGGCCAGGACATGGACGACGGCGTCTCGCCGCTCGACGCCGGCCTCGCCTGGACCGTCGACATGAAGGAGCCGCGCGACTTCGTCGGCCGTCCGGCGCTGGAAGCGAACGGCTCGCGTTCGGCCTTCGTCGGCCTGATCCTGCAGAAGGAAAACGGCAAGGCCGGCGGCGTGCTGCGCGCGCACCAGAAAGTGCTCACGCCGCATGGCGAGGGCGAGATCACGAGCGGTACGTTCTCGCCGAGCATGCAGGAATCCATCGCCTTCGCGCGCGTGCCGCAGGGCGTGCAGCCGGGCGATGTCGTGCAGGTGCAGATCCGTGACAAAGCCCTTCCCGCAAGCGTGGTAAAACTGCCGTTCGTGCGCAACGGCAAGGTGCTCGCCGCCTGATCCGCGAGGATCCTGCCGCAGCGCACGCCCTCCCCCTTTCAAGCAACAAAAACCGAACCACGCACTGGAGCAACCATGAGCATCCCGGCCGATCTGAAATACACCGAATCGCACGAGTGGATCCGCACCGAAGCCGACGGCACGCTGACCATCGGCATCACCGACCACGCGCAGGAAGCGCTCGGTGACATCGTCTTCCTCGAGCTGCCGGAAGCCGGCCGCGCGGTCACCGCTGGCGACGCCGTTGCCGTGATCGAGTCGGTCAAGGCCGCCTCGGACATCTACGCGCCGGTCGCAGGCGAGATCATCGAAGCGAACACGTCGCTCGTCGACACGCCCGACCAGGTGAACGGCGCGCCGTACGAGTCGTGGCTCTTCAAGATCAAGCCCGCCGCCGACGCCAATCTCGACTCGCTGATCGACGCCGCCGCCTACGAAAAGGCTATCGGCGCTTAAATCGCAACCTCGCCTTAACCGTCACGGCGCGGGCGGCGCGCTCACAGCGCCGCCCGCGCCGGCAGTAAAAAACCGGAACTCCCATGAAGCTCGAACACCCGGATCGTCTGATGAACTCCCCGCTCTCGCTTGCTGCGCTCGAAGCGCACGACGCTTTCGCCGCCCGCCACATCGGCCCTGACACGGCCGACCAGCAGGCGATGCTCGACGCGCTCGGCTTCGCCTCGCGCGCGGCGCTGATCGATGCGGTGATTCCGGCGAAGATCCGCCGCAACGAGACGCTGCCGCTCGGGCCGTTCTCGCAGCCGCGCTCGGAAGCCGAGGCGCTCGCCGCCCTGCGCGCGCTCGCGGACAAGAACCAGGTGTTCCGCTCGTATATCGGGCAGGGCTACTACGACACGCACACGCCGGCCGTCATCCTGCGCAACGTGCTCGAAAACCCGGCGTGGTACACCGCGTACACGCCGTACCAGCCGGAGATCTCGCAGGGCCGCCTCGAAGCTCTGCTGAACTTCCAGCAGATGATCACCGACTTGACGGGCCTCGCGATCTCGAACGCGTCGCTCCTCGACGAGGCCACCGCCGCCGCCGAAGCCATGACGCTCGTGCAGCGCGTGGGCAAGTCGAAGTCGAACGTGTTCTTCGTCGCCGACGACGTGCTCGCGCAGACCATCGAAGTCGTGAAGACGCGCGCGAAGCCGATCGGCATCGAGGTGAAAGTCGGTCCGGCCGCTGAAGCGGCAAATGCAGGCGCCTTCGGCGTGCTGCTCCAATATCCTGGCGTGAACGGCGACGTGCGCGACTACCGTGCGCTCGCGCAAGCCGTGCACGCTGCCGGCGGCGCGGTGATCGCCGCCGCCGACCTGCTCGCGCTCACCATGCTCACGCCCCCGGGTGAATGGGGCGCGGACGTGGCCGTGGGCAACTCGCAGCGCTTCGGCGTGCCGATGGGCTTCGGCGGCCCGCACGCCGCGTACCTCGCGGTGAAGGACGAATTCAAGCGCCAGATGCCGGGCCGCCTCGTCGGCGTGACCGTCGACGCACAGGGCAACCCGGCGCTGCGCCTCGCGCTGCAAACGCGCGAACAGCACATCCGCCGCGAGAAGGCCACCTCGAACGTCTGCACGGCGCAAGCCCTGCTCGCGATCATGGCGAGCATGTACGCCGTCTACCATGGCCCGCAAGGCTTGAAGCGCATCGCGCAGCGCGTGAACCGCGTCGCCGCGATCCTCGCCGCGGGCGCGAAGCAACTGGGCTATACGCTCGTCAACGAAGCGTTCTTCGACACGCTCACGTTCGAAGTCGGCCCGCGCACCCAGGCGCTGCACGACGCGGCGCTCGCGCGTGGCATGAACCTGCGCCACGTGAGCGAGACGCGTGTGGGCGTGTCCGTCGACGAAACGACCTCGCGCGCCGACCTCGCCGACCTGCTCGCCGTGTTCGCGCAAGCCGCGTTCGCTGGCGAAACGCCTTCGCTCGACAAGCTCGACGCTGAACTCACGCAAAACGCCGCTTTGACGTTCCCGGCCGCGCTGGCGCGCGAAAGCGCCTACCTCACGCACCCGGTGTTCAACCGTCACCATTCGGAAACGGAAATGCTGCGCTACCTGCGCAGCCTCTCCGACAAGGACCTCGCGCTCGACCGCTCGATGATCCCGCTCGGCTCGTGCACGATGAAGCTCAACGCGACCTCGGAAATGCTGCCGGTCACGTGGCCCGAGTTCGGCCGCATCCACCCGTTCGCGCCGGCTGAGCAAACCGTGGGCTATCGCGAGATGGTCGATCAGCTCGAACAGATGCTCGTGGCCGCGACGGGCTACGCCGCCGTCTCGCTGCAGCCGAACGCGGGCTCGCAGGGCGAGTACGCGGGCCTGCTCATCATCCAGGCGTACCACGCCTCGCGCGGCGAAGCGCATCGCAACGTCTGCCTGATTCCCGCTTCGGCGCACGGCACGAACCCCGCATCGGCGCAGATGGCCGGTATGCAGGTGGTCGTGGTCGCCTGCGACGCGCAAGGCAACATCGATCTCGCTGACCTCGAGGCCAAGGCCGAACAGCACGCCGCCAAGCTCGCGGCAATCATGATCACGTACCCCTCGACGCACGGCGTGTTCGAAGAGAACGTGCGCGAAGTCTGCGAAATCGTGCACACAGCGGGCGGCCAGGTGTACGTGGATGGCGCGAACATGAACGCGATGGTCGGTCTCGCGGCGCCCGGCCAGTTCGGCGGTGACGTCTCGCACCTGAACCTGCACAAGACCTTCTGCATTCCGCACGGCGGCGGCGGCCCGGGTGTCGGTCCGGTGGCGGTCGGCGCGCACCTCGCGCAATTCCTGCCGAACCAGCTTTCGTCGGGCTACAAGCGCGACGATCACGGTATCGGCGCAGTGAGCGCAGCGCCTTACGGCTCGGCCTCGATCCTGCCGATCTCGTGGATGTACATCGCCATGATGGGCGCCGCCAACCTGACCGCCGCGACCGAAAACGCGATCCTCAACGCGAACTATGTGGCAAACAAGCTCGCGCCGCACTTCCCGGTGCTCTACAGCGGCCCGGGCGGGCTCGTCGCGCACGAGTGCATTCTCGACCTGCGCCCCATCAAGGACGCGAGCGGCATCAGCGTGGACGACGTGGCCAAGCGCCTGATGGACTACGGCTTCCACGCCCCGACCATGAGCTTCCCGGTGCCGGGCACGCTGATGGTCGAGCCGACCGAGTCGGAGTCGAAGGAAGAACTGGACCGCTTCATCGACGCGATGGTTGCAATCCGTGAAGAAATCCGCGCCGTGGAAGATGGCCGCGCGGACAAGGAAGACAACCCGCTGCGCCACGCGCCGCACACGGCCGCCGTTGTGGTCGACGACGACTGGAAACACGCCTACTCGCGCGAGCAGGCCGCGTACCCGGTCGCGTCGCTCGTCGCGCGCAAGTACTGGCCGCCGGTTGGCCGCGCCGACAACGCGTATGGCGACCGCAATCTGTTCTGCTCGTGCGTGCCGATCGGAGAATATGCCGATGAAACGGCAGGCGAATAAGCCTCGTCCGGGCCGCTGCGTGATCTCCGGCTCACGCAGCGGCAGTCATCCCTCTCACATTTGCCGCCGCAAACCGCTAACATCACACACCTGTCAGCCTTGAATCAGGGAGTCGCGCATGGCGCGGAAGGTGGGAACGGATCTACTGCGGGACTCACTGCGGAATTTGCCGCATACCGCAACGCGGAATTCGGCCCGGCAGACCCGGCACGCGCGGGGCATGTTGCAAAACCGCCCGCCGCGCCTTGCCGCCGCGCTGGCGCTCGCCTGCGCGTCGTTCACCGGCACATTCGCTGGCACGGCCCAGGCGGCCATGAACTTTTGCGCGGCACCCGCGCTGCAATCGAGCGAGCGCACCAACTCCGACCCGGGTGTGAAGGCGCTCGTGGCCGACGTGCTGACGCATGTGAACGACACGCCGCGTCCGCTGCCGCGCCTGCACACCGAGGGCACGCTGCCGCACGAGGGCATCTACGATCAGAGCGTCGAGGCCGCGAAGGAACTCGATCTCATGCGCAACGCCGCGCTCGCGTGGCGCGCAACGAGCGACGAACGCTTCCTGAGACTCGTGGACCGCTTTCTGCTCGCGTGGGTCACCACGTACAAGCCGAGCTTCAATCCCATCGACGAAACGCGTTTCGAGGGGCTCATACTCGCGTACGACATGACCGCGAGCGCGCTGCCCGTGAAAACGCGCAACGCGACGATGCAGTTCCTGAACAGCTTCGCGAACGGCTATATCGCGCAGGTCGACGCGCAGCCGCGCCCGCTCAAGGGAACTTTCGCGAACAACTGGCAGAGCCATCGGGTCAAACTGATCGCGATGATCGCGTTCACGCTCGACAACCGCAAGATGATCGCGACGGCGCAGCGGCTCTTCGTGGAGCATCTCGGCGACAACGTCGCGCCCGACGGCTCGACGCTCGACTTCACCGAGCGCGACGCGCTGCACTACGTGACCTACGATCTGCAGCCGCTCGTAACCGCCGCGCTCGCCGCGAGACGCCACAACCGCAACTGGCTGACCGAGCGCGCGGCCAACGGCGCTACGCTCGCCAATGCGCTCGACTGGCTCACGCCCTACGCGCTCGGCCAGAAATCGCACGAGGAATTCGTGCATTCGAACGTACCGTTCGACGCGCAGCGGCGCGAAGCGGGCCTCCCAGGCTACACCGGCCAGTGGGACCCGAAAAACGCCGCGGAGCTGTTTCACCTGGCAGCGCGTCTCGACGGCCGCTTTGCGCCGGTCGCGCTGAAACTCGCGCCCACGCCGC belongs to Paraburkholderia flagellata and includes:
- the gcvP gene encoding aminomethyl-transferring glycine dehydrogenase encodes the protein MKLEHPDRLMNSPLSLAALEAHDAFAARHIGPDTADQQAMLDALGFASRAALIDAVIPAKIRRNETLPLGPFSQPRSEAEALAALRALADKNQVFRSYIGQGYYDTHTPAVILRNVLENPAWYTAYTPYQPEISQGRLEALLNFQQMITDLTGLAISNASLLDEATAAAEAMTLVQRVGKSKSNVFFVADDVLAQTIEVVKTRAKPIGIEVKVGPAAEAANAGAFGVLLQYPGVNGDVRDYRALAQAVHAAGGAVIAAADLLALTMLTPPGEWGADVAVGNSQRFGVPMGFGGPHAAYLAVKDEFKRQMPGRLVGVTVDAQGNPALRLALQTREQHIRREKATSNVCTAQALLAIMASMYAVYHGPQGLKRIAQRVNRVAAILAAGAKQLGYTLVNEAFFDTLTFEVGPRTQALHDAALARGMNLRHVSETRVGVSVDETTSRADLADLLAVFAQAAFAGETPSLDKLDAELTQNAALTFPAALARESAYLTHPVFNRHHSETEMLRYLRSLSDKDLALDRSMIPLGSCTMKLNATSEMLPVTWPEFGRIHPFAPAEQTVGYREMVDQLEQMLVAATGYAAVSLQPNAGSQGEYAGLLIIQAYHASRGEAHRNVCLIPASAHGTNPASAQMAGMQVVVVACDAQGNIDLADLEAKAEQHAAKLAAIMITYPSTHGVFEENVREVCEIVHTAGGQVYVDGANMNAMVGLAAPGQFGGDVSHLNLHKTFCIPHGGGGPGVGPVAVGAHLAQFLPNQLSSGYKRDDHGIGAVSAAPYGSASILPISWMYIAMMGAANLTAATENAILNANYVANKLAPHFPVLYSGPGGLVAHECILDLRPIKDASGISVDDVAKRLMDYGFHAPTMSFPVPGTLMVEPTESESKEELDRFIDAMVAIREEIRAVEDGRADKEDNPLRHAPHTAAVVVDDDWKHAYSREQAAYPVASLVARKYWPPVGRADNAYGDRNLFCSCVPIGEYADETAGE
- the gcvT gene encoding glycine cleavage system aminomethyltransferase GcvT, which codes for MTELKRTPLNDTHRALNARMVDFGGWDMPVNYGSQIDEHRAVRTDAGMFDVSHMCVVDFSGPKAREFFARALANNVAKLTTPGKALYSCMLNPEGGVIDDLIVYFFADDQFRTVVNAGTAEKDIAWFEKLNAEGGFGLTITPRRDLAIVAVQGPNAREKVWQVAPSSRSATEVLKPFNAAKIEATPFGELMIARTGYTGEDGFEIVLSAAAVCEFWDALQRQGVKPCGLGARDTLRLEAGMNLYGQDMDDGVSPLDAGLAWTVDMKEPRDFVGRPALEANGSRSAFVGLILQKENGKAGGVLRAHQKVLTPHGEGEITSGTFSPSMQESIAFARVPQGVQPGDVVQVQIRDKALPASVVKLPFVRNGKVLAA
- the gcvH gene encoding glycine cleavage system protein GcvH, with amino-acid sequence MSIPADLKYTESHEWIRTEADGTLTIGITDHAQEALGDIVFLELPEAGRAVTAGDAVAVIESVKAASDIYAPVAGEIIEANTSLVDTPDQVNGAPYESWLFKIKPAADANLDSLIDAAAYEKAIGA
- a CDS encoding alginate lyase family protein codes for the protein MLQNRPPRLAAALALACASFTGTFAGTAQAAMNFCAAPALQSSERTNSDPGVKALVADVLTHVNDTPRPLPRLHTEGTLPHEGIYDQSVEAAKELDLMRNAALAWRATSDERFLRLVDRFLLAWVTTYKPSFNPIDETRFEGLILAYDMTASALPVKTRNATMQFLNSFANGYIAQVDAQPRPLKGTFANNWQSHRVKLIAMIAFTLDNRKMIATAQRLFVEHLGDNVAPDGSTLDFTERDALHYVTYDLQPLVTAALAARRHNRNWLTERAANGATLANALDWLTPYALGQKSHEEFVHSNVPFDAQRREAGLPGYTGQWDPKNAAELFHLAARLDGRFAPVALKLAPTPPAWLAVCLPLPAR